The segment AAGGAATGCTTCTCTGGACGAAATTATGCTGCTGGAAAGAGGCTCTCCGTGGGATTTGCCCAATCTGAAGGTTAGTTTATCTCAATAACTATTAACcaaattacaacaaaattatgcttttGCAGGGGTTGGACATAGCCCAAAATGGTTTGCGATTTTTGGACGCAAGACTTCTTGCTGGGCTTCCGTCGCTTCGACGTCTCGACTTGAGCCAAAATTTGTTGGGCGAACTTCACGGGTCTCCATTTTCGCCTTCGCCAGCGCTAGAGTACTTGAATGTTTCCTACAACGCGCTTCAAGCGTTACCACAAGCGTCGCTCAGCCCTTTGAGGGCACTCTACGAAATGGACATAAGCCACAACAAACTCCTATCACTGCCTGTTACGCCTGGAAGATCGCTTGATCAGTAAGgatcatcaaaattaaattttgatttgtttttaaatccaaatgcAACTCTCCAGAATTGGAGTACTGAACATTGAAGGAAACCAACTGGGGTCCATTCCTGAAGCGTGGACATCCGGTCAGCCAACCAGCACGCTCCAGTTGAGCGGAAATTCGCTGAGATCGATTCCTAGAATCAACTTGCCGGGACTAACTCGGTTAGATGTGAGCAGAAATCTCATCTCAAGGATTGGAGTCGACACTCTAGCTTCAGCAAGGTAAATACAACctctttttaaaagataaatgattaaaattcgttttttttttgtagagAACTTCTTTACCTAAATGCGTCACATAATGAGCTAGAAGAATTCCCCAGTGGAATTCAAGGACTGACGGCTCTCAGAGAGCTGGACTTAAACGACAATCGGCTGTCAACATTACCCTCGTCTGGAGTGATGGGTTCTTTGCAATCACTTAGGATTTTGCGCCTAGCAAGGAATCAACTGACGACCCTTCCTAGTGACTCTTTGCATGGAATGCCACGGCTAGCCTCGTTGGCTTTATCAGAGAACAGGATCAACGAGGTCGATAGGAGTGCACTAGCAGACCTACCATCGTTAGCCGAATTagatttgtcaaaaaattcaatttctttacTGCCCAAAGGCGCATTTTCACAAATGCCGTCACTCCGAGCCGTCTCCCTGCaggtattttgtttttattcacaCAAAAAATGGCTACTTAAAAAACTAACCAAATCCAGGGAAACACGCTGCAAGAATTTCAAGCTACCGCCTTCGAAGGTGCGCCGCAACTCCTGCTTCTAGATTTGAGCCACAACCAAATTCGCCATGCTGACTGGGGCCGGTTTTCATGGGCAAGGTCGTTGAAGCCCACAGCAAAAGACAACGACTTGCTGCAGGTTGCGATGCCTGGACTGGAAGTTCTCGATTTGAGTCACAATAAGCTAAGATCACTGGAAGACGCAGGGGTGAACAATCTGCCCTGGCTTGTGGAACTCAAGGTGGAACTTGCAAATTGATAatcgaatataaaaaataacctttaTTTCGTAGGTGAATAATAACGAGATCTGCGGAGTAGGACTGAGATCGCTTGAAGGACTTTCGAGGCTAAGAGTCCTTAGTATGAGAAACAATAAGGTGAAAATGATGCAAGAGGGAGCCTTCCGCGCGCTCAGGTCCAATATGATTCACCTCGACGTCGCAGGAAACCCGCTATCATGCACATGCGGCATGATGTGGTTCCAAGAGTGGGTGGAAAATGAGCCGAAAATTCAGAAAAGTCTACTCGCCACCGAGCCTCCACGCTGTGCAGATGGGTCATTGCTACGGGAAAAGGCTCTTTCAAGATCGTACTGCCAAGACAAGCAGCAGAGGGATGTGGATGAAGCTTTAGAGGCTTGCAACAGAGGAAACCGTAATGATTTCacagtcaaataaaattaaaaaaaaattgaatcattcTTGTTTGTAGACAATTCAACAAACTTGCAATACCAACCGAGCGTCAGCTCTGCCCTCACATCGCCAGGAAGCAATCCCTATGACGGCGGGCCCCCAATCAGCTCTCAACAAGCGGTTTCTGACGAGTTTTATGAAGACTTCGTGGATTACCCGCAACCTGGGGCCGCGGAAAACGGGCAGCAGCATCAGGATACACTAACCCCTCCACCTCCAATCGCCGCTCCTGCGGAAGCAGCCCCTCAACCTCAGTCATCGCACTACACGCCTGGTGACACCCCAACATTCTACGCCGGCTCTGTTAACCTGTCCAGTTTGAATCCTCAACCTCCAGGCCAACAGAACACTGGTCCATTCACCTTGTTTGGGTAATGTCAACCAGCTAGGAGCTAGATCATgatttaacatatttatttatagatatCCCCTGCCGAGCATCTCATCGCTTTGGAACAAAGGCCCTCCGTCCAACGGATTAGGTCGCACGTCGGCCAAGCGCCTGGAGACTGACCAAAAGGGCCCAGTTATGGGTCATAGAAGCAACTTGCCCTTGGAGGAAGGATTTGTGCCTTCAGTCGGACCACAAAACCCACCTTGGACCTTCTCAGAGTcaaatcaaacatttaaattccAGCAGAGGGAGTTCCACAAGCAAGACCACAAGTTGAAATTCCCTGCGCCAACAGTCAACAGTAAGGGACCCTTCGACCACAGAGGCTCGCTGCCAATTAGAGAAGATTATTCAACAACTCCACCGACGCCCCCAACTACGAGTCCGCCGCCAAATCTAAACAACCCAATAGTCAAGCAAACAGGAGTACTTCCAATAGTTTTCACCGACAAAGATGACCCTATGCGTGGCGCACACAGAGTCACAACACAAAGAATACCAACCACAACCACAGCCGAGCCAACCTCAACTCCAGACTTCAGGAAAATGATCCCACAGGACGACGAATACCAGACAGGGCCTTCGTACCCCTCTGGGAGCGATTATCCTACCAACAGTGGGAATAATTTCACATTTAGTCCAAAGGACAACGTGGACAACTCCAGCGCCGATAATCAGAATTTCGCCTCGTACAACAGCGTGTCAAAATTCCAGGACCTGCCAAACATGCCAAGCAAAAACAAGAACGTATCTTACGTCGAGCAGGTAAAATATTCTCCACTCATATTAAATGCGGGGCTGGGTTGACACTTTTTTAGTTGTTCCACCTACCAAGGTGTTCTCTGATCTAGAGTCGAAAAAGCCGCAGTTTCCTGGAGGGCCCAAGCCActtgaaatcaaatatattaatCCAATATCCATGAAATTTCCAGGTGACCAACACTACCTCCAGCAAAACCTACTCGATCACTTCAAATGAGATCCGCAGCAAGCCAACGTTGCCAGTCCCTGCCTCTAATCCTCTGGAAAACACGGTTATCAGCCAATTTCCGACTTCGGCATTTGGGTCCGTTGTGCCCACTATCCCTCCAACGGCGGCCAGTCACCAGAGCAACAGGGCGACCATCACAAAGGTGGACGGGTCAAAGAGCTCACCAAGCAAGTTTGTCCACGTGCCAACCGTGGCACCAACAGACGAGCCCCCAATCACGTCAACCATGCAATCATGGTATTACCGAGACTACAACAAAACAAACCTGGAACCCTTCCGAGGGGAGTACTTGCAAGATTTGCCGATGCCGTCTAGCAGTGGGCAGACATTAAGTAGAGTGGCAGCTCTAGTAATGACTGCAGGagttttgatatttatgtACTGAatgcacattattttatttaccaataAATTTAGCAGACTACAAATTTACTTGTATCAAATTAAACCTAAAAATGCTCACCAATTGGTTACTTCTTCGTCTTTGAGTTGGCTCGCAGGATATCACCAGGACTGGGATAAGGTCTTTGTTGGAAAATAGGACCAGAAGCTGTCGTATCGACCCCAGTGTTTGCATCATCTTCAGCTCCTAGACCAGACGACCAGGTGCCTCTacaggaattaaaaaatttatattaaattcatacAAGTTAATCCGAAATATTACCTTGGACACTCGGAGTAAGCCGAGGGATCCATGGGATCAAGAACGTCCCGCTTGGGCACGTGGCCTCGCCTCTTAGGCGGTGGTCGCACCTGCTCTTCCTCCTCACTTGACGAGCTCAAACTTTCATCTGAACTGTGATCGTCGTTATCATCGTCGTCCAGCTGCATCATCATTGGTTCCGAATCAGGCATTTTTATGGATTGCTGAAGTTTGTTTTGCTCTCTCAGTACACTGGCAGCCATTGTCGGCTTTGCTTGAGGGTGCAGAGGAGGAAGCCACGAAACAAGGCTGGTCTTTGGATCCCAGTAGAAAAACCTTCCACTAAAACAGAAAGCTGGAGTTAGTGACAGGTCGggaatataaatttcagttcaatTCACTCACGTTCCGGGGTCGTATTCCTCCTTCCAGTTATCAGGAAGAGGGTATTTGTTGAgcactttctttttcttcctcAAATATGTGATGTCGGGCTCAATTATTCCACTCGCCCAGTAAATGCTGCAGAAGACTGAACATTCGTGATAAATGTTGTACTTATTTGGGCAGCCAGGATATCcctgtaaaataattgcaagttTTGGAAAACTAAATATACATAGTAAAAGGTATTTTAGTTTACCAGAATGGGAGGCTTCTCTTGATTTTCAGAAAGTTTGCTTACGGCGAGCAATGCTCTTTTCCTTCGATCCCCATCATCTTCAGCAATGACTTCCTCACTTTGCcgttctgaaaataaatttggtttttataaGCTAAAGAGGAGGAAGGATAAATTACCTTCAGCTTGTGTCCCTTTTTTGCCTGCAATAATTCCTCGTTTGGCAAGCTTGGCAGCCAGAGCAGCAGGCAGAGGCATTCCGGTCGGAATATAATTTAACGGAAAATCAAGAATTTTCTGGTATTAAACCAACGTCGCTTCTTCTCGTCCTGTAGTTTGAGGTTTGAGTGAAAATGTAAGCAGAAAATTAGCCGCAACCGGTCCGCAACCCACGAATCACAcgatgtaaacaaacaaaattttgga is part of the Cloeon dipterum chromosome 1, ieCloDipt1.1, whole genome shotgun sequence genome and harbors:
- the PQBP1 gene encoding polyglutamine-binding protein 1, giving the protein MPLPAALAAKLAKRGIIAGKKGTQAEERQSEEVIAEDDGDRRKRALLAVSKLSENQEKPPILGYPGCPNKYNIYHECSVFCSIYWASGIIEPDITYLRKKKKVLNKYPLPDNWKEEYDPGTGRFFYWDPKTSLVSWLPPLHPQAKPTMAASVLREQNKLQQSIKMPDSEPMMMQLDDDDNDDHSSDESLSSSSEEEEQVRPPPKRRGHVPKRDVLDPMDPSAYSECPRGTWSSGLGAEDDANTGVDTTASGPIFQQRPYPSPGDILRANSKTKK
- the LOC135947831 gene encoding protein artichoke-like yields the protein MEPSPRMARLRVAALLALLLPLCAAQQTLDESECPPDTAILPCRCRMRDPLSEIQIWCSHSDLTRVMAPLRAIAENKPGAKIDELILEGNQFSEFPDDALRGLQVVRLMLRENFLERLVGSALTGQENSLTEFYLVDPRITDMPVDFFQQPFKLQALTVQAPNLKRLFRLERLQNLKYVKVEAKETTAWRSFMIIDLPELQELHLSCGERGFGLDKIEVGMFQRTPRLQTVEITKCGVNWLHPHSFASASHKIESIDLSDNFLDDVGQVALAVRELPMLTELKIERNNIRGLPEGSLVSLLSLRYLSLSGNQMREIGPGAFHMLPNLEVLDLSKNHLTRLHPHAFMPHAAPRLQELNLAQNHLGHLAEVRPWMMVLPSLVRLDVSENGINELAWAALGPHPSLEKLNLDGNHIRMMRRDALSALPALIHLTIRNASLDEIMLLERGSPWDLPNLKGLDIAQNGLRFLDARLLAGLPSLRRLDLSQNLLGELHGSPFSPSPALEYLNVSYNALQALPQASLSPLRALYEMDISHNKLLSLPVTPGRSLDQIGVLNIEGNQLGSIPEAWTSGQPTSTLQLSGNSLRSIPRINLPGLTRLDVSRNLISRIGVDTLASARELLYLNASHNELEEFPSGIQGLTALRELDLNDNRLSTLPSSGVMGSLQSLRILRLARNQLTTLPSDSLHGMPRLASLALSENRINEVDRSALADLPSLAELDLSKNSISLLPKGAFSQMPSLRAVSLQGNTLQEFQATAFEGAPQLLLLDLSHNQIRHADWGRFSWARSLKPTAKDNDLLQVAMPGLEVLDLSHNKLRSLEDAGVNNLPWLVELKVNNNEICGVGLRSLEGLSRLRVLSMRNNKVKMMQEGAFRALRSNMIHLDVAGNPLSCTCGMMWFQEWVENEPKIQKSLLATEPPRCADGSLLREKALSRSYCQDKQQRDVDEALEACNRGNHNSTNLQYQPSVSSALTSPGSNPYDGGPPISSQQAVSDEFYEDFVDYPQPGAAENGQQHQDTLTPPPPIAAPAEAAPQPQSSHYTPGDTPTFYAGSVNLSSLNPQPPGQQNTGPFTLFGYPLPSISSLWNKGPPSNGLGRTSAKRLETDQKGPVMGHRSNLPLEEGFVPSVGPQNPPWTFSESNQTFKFQQREFHKQDHKLKFPAPTVNSKGPFDHRGSLPIREDYSTTPPTPPTTSPPPNLNNPIVKQTGVLPIVFTDKDDPMRGAHRVTTQRIPTTTTAEPTSTPDFRKMIPQDDEYQTGPSYPSGSDYPTNSGNNFTFSPKDNVDNSSADNQNFASYNSVSKFQDLPNMPSKNKNVSYVEQVTNTTSSKTYSITSNEIRSKPTLPVPASNPLENTVISQFPTSAFGSVVPTIPPTAASHQSNRATITKVDGSKSSPSKFVHVPTVAPTDEPPITSTMQSWYYRDYNKTNLEPFRGEYLQDLPMPSSSGQTLSRVAALVMTAGVLIFMY